Proteins encoded by one window of Salvia splendens isolate huo1 chromosome 7, SspV2, whole genome shotgun sequence:
- the LOC121811400 gene encoding dehydration-responsive element-binding protein 3-like, with the protein MNADQHSSQPQGKIKRARAANTKHPVYRGVRMRSWGKWVSEIREPRKKSRIWLGTFPTPEMAARAHDVAALSIKGASAALNFPEIAAALPRPASLSPRDVQAAAAKAAAMDKFDVSPSPPSLASLVSCLDISAEEEELSEIVELPSLGPPCFEGNEFVCVENAVVEGWFDAPPLWGGDADAVISSCFETLLWNY; encoded by the coding sequence atgaatgccGATCAACACTCCTCGCAGCCGCAGGGAAAGATCAAGCGAGCTCGCGCCGCCAACACCAAGCACCCGGTCTACCGCGGCGTCCGGATGCGGAGCTGGGGGAAATGGGTGTCTGAAATCCGGGAGCCGCGGAAGAAGTCGCGGATTTGGCTGGGGACCTTCCCCACCCCCGAGATGGCGGCGCGTGCTCACGACGTCGCCGCGCTCAGCATCAAGGGCGCCTCCGCCGCCCTCAATTTCCCCGAAATCGCCGCGGCGCTCCCCCGCCCCGCCTCCCTCAGCCCGCGCGACGTCCAGGCGGCGGCCGCGAAGGCGGCGGCGATGGACAAATTCGATGTTTCTCCGTCGCCGCCGTCACTGGCGTCGCTGGTGTCGTGCCTCGACATatcggcggaggaggaggagttaAGTGAGATCGTGGAGCTGCCGAGTTTGGGGCCGCCGTGTTTCGAGGGGAATGAGTTTGTGTGTGTGGAGAACGCGGTGGTAGAGGGGTGGTTCGACGCGCCGCCGCTGTGGGGCGGCGATGCGGATGCTGTGATTTCGAGCTGCTTCGAAACTTTGCTGTGGAATTATtga
- the LOC121741859 gene encoding nuclear pore complex protein NUP85-like has protein sequence MPAVASDSGDFNSLSIVPHSLETQTPRVYPLRTSRTAPPFGRVSISWGRGSTLRVSLLQPGGAESDGEVVEVNLTNAEGGEISEAERQRIAHGSVTPFALLQSRKNQMDELQYDKTWWVHVMEYSNEIKSLLGTSKSYITPTIENPKALLEDVEEPTSLKAAWELMEMFYADKQSQTWIPERLLDWLADFDCLLSATLPTVHAKLVAFQKALVTIQEVENDPEYWEIMSSALGIGWLDIVVKMLRLHGSYQLDQLGTREIESGLVEAVAVLISQMPRLRPHISDEKLGECYNTKPEFMKAWEKWRTQITKLDCHPYWLQCDHKQTRVGLKNMIQIMLGNANVVSNATYHWIELYISHLLYIRPFTVGLESMYTLAQKCMHLKPITNRHKLMGLLIGILEENTEVVLAECSRSFGPWMITHAAELLTAGSAQAEILLHEEQSKIGGICIEELHRLIYAQVLSSHVLTWNIAPIYLTSCMKQGLGLLENLLYKQPVQVLSESIEICRLNGIDYVSHHMMKIAGVHYWKHGEKGSAVYWLQQAQDEVRLNRIAKHLFDFVGKSVSDESFKQWEGMIDLLGTESKTAGGLEFLKKYRDFRRSLQQVEDGITTDDARKASEALISLMRNPSTPQQFWLHLLNDSLELLNWKDRPLFNVSQTNLLLNKLQELSLARLLPGYVDADLPPDAFRSVRLALASNLGRAILEE, from the exons ATGCCGGCAGTGGCCTCAGATTCCGGCGATTTCAACTCGCTCTCCATCGTTCCACACTCTCTGGAGACGCAGACGCCGAGAGTCTATCCTCTGCGGACGAGCCGCACAGCGCCGCCGTTCGGGCGCGTCTCGATCTCCTGGGGTCGTGGAAGCACGCTCCGCGTCTCACTCCTGCAACCTGGAGGAGCTGAATCCGACGGGGAAGTCGTGGAAGTGAATCTCACCAATGCGGAAGGAGGAGAAATTTCCGAAGCTGAGCGGCAGAGAATCGCGCACGGCTCGGTCACGCCCTTCGCGCTTCTCCAGAGCCGGAAGAATCAGATGGACGAGTTGCAGTATGACAAAACCTG GTGGGTACATGTAATGGAGTACAGCAATGAAATTAAATCTCTCCTTGGTACTTCAAAGTCATATATTACACCAACCATTGAAAACCCGAAGGCATTATTGGAG GATGTTGAGGAGCCAACCTCATTGAAAGCTGCCTGGGAGCTGATGGAAATGTTTTATGCTGATAAGCAATCTCAGACCTGGATCCCTGAACGCCTCCTTGATTGGTTAGCT GATTTTGATTGTTTGTTATCTGCAACTCTGCCAACTGTCCATGCAAAACTTGTGGCTTTCCAGAAAGCACTTGTAACCATACAG GAAGTTGAGAATGATCCGGAGTATTGGGAAATTATGTCGTCTGCTTTAGGCATTGGCTGGCTAGACATTGTT GTAAAAATGTTGCGGTTGCATGGATCTTACCAGTTGGACCAGCTTGGAACTCGAGAG ATTGAAAGTGGACTCGTTGAAGCAGTTGCTGTTCTTATATCACAGATGCCACGATTGCGTCCTCATATATCAGACGAAAAATTAGGAGAATGCTACAACACCAAACCTGAGTTTATGAAA GCATGGGAGAAGTGGAGAACTCAAATCACTAAACTGGACTGCCATCCTTACTGGCTTCAGTGTGATCATAAACAGACCAGAGTTGGACTTAAAAACATGATTCAGATAATGCTGGGAAATGCTAATGTTGTCTCCAACGCAACATATCACTGGATAGAGCTTTACATTTCTCACCTTTTGTACATTAGGCCTTTCACAGTG GGTTTAGAAAGTATGTATACCCTAGCCCAGAAATGCATGCATTTAAAACCAATTACCAATCGACATAAGTTGATGGGACTCTTAATTGGGATTCTTGAAGAAAATACAGAG GTTGTTCTCGCCGAATGCTCAAGATCATTTGGCCCCTG GATGATAACCCATGCTGCAGAGCTGCTGACAGCTGGAAGTGCTCAAGCAGAAATTCTTTTGCATGAGGAGCAGTCTAAGATTGGAGGAATCTGCATAGAAGAGCTTCATCGACTGATTTATGCTCAAGTTTTATCATCTCATGTCTTGACATGGAAT ATCGCTCCTATATATTTGACTTCTTGCATGAAGCAAGGTTTGGGTTTATTGGAGAATTTACTGTACAAGCAGCCAGTACAAGTGTTATCGGAG AGCATAGAGATCTGCCGTCTCAATGGAATAGATTATGTTAGTCACCATATGATGAAG ATAGCTGGAGTTCATTACTGGAAGCATGGAGAGAAAGGTTCCGCTGTGTACTGGCTGCAGCAAGCTCAGGATGAAGTTCGTTTAAACCGAATTGCGAagcatttatttgattttgttggAAAATCAGTTTCTGATGAAAGTTTCAAG CAATGGGAAGGAATGATTGATTTGCTGGGAACTGAGTCCAAAACTGCTGGCGGTCTTGAGTTTTTGAAAAA GTACCGGGATTTCCGGCGATCCCTCCAGCAAGTTGAGGATGGAATCACAACTGACGATGCTAGAAAAGCTTCAGAAGCCCTCATATCT CTAATGAGAAACCCTTCTACACCTCAACAATTCTGGCTTCATCTGCTAAACGACTCA TTGGAATTGCTGAACTGGAAGGATCGTCCCTTGTTCAATGTTTCTCAAACCAACCTTTTGTTGAATAAATTGCAAGAGCTGTCGCTTGCGCGACTTCTGCCAGGCTACGTTGATGCTGACTTGCCACCAGATGCCTTCAGGTCCGTCCGACTGGCCCTTGCCTCCAATCTCGGCCGCGCCATCCTTGAAGAGTAA